AAGGAAACCTGGCCCAGATCGATCGCCGACGACGCGCGCCCGATCACGATGTCGACGCTGTGATCCTTGAGCTGCAAAAGCAGTTGATCGCTGGTGCCTTCGTGAATCGTCACGGTCAGGCGCCGCTCCATGCGCGACTGCAGTCGCTTGAGCGCCGCCGACAGCATCTGGCCGGAAATGAACGGAATCACGCCGATGTGAAGGTGGGCCGCATGTCCGGCGGCGACCGTCTCCATCTCGCGGGCGAGGTGATCGAGATCCTGGATCATCGCCTTTGCCCGTTCGAGCACGACCGCGCCGAGCGCGGTGGGCCGCATGCCGCGCGACGTGCGCTCGAACAGCGGCGTGCCGAACATGCTCTCCAGCTCGGACAGCGCGTTCGTCACGGCCGGCTGGCTGCTGGCCATGTGCTCGGCGACGCGCGTCAGCGACCCGTGCTGCTGGATCTGCAGCAACAGCACCAGGTGCCGCATCTTCAGGCGCGCGCCAAGCCGCCTGACCACCTCGTTCGCGTCGAAACTCATGGGCCGACCGTGTAGCCATCAGGAAAAAGTGATGGGCCGATATTAAAACAGAATCATCGCCTTATGCCGGAACCCTAGAATCGTCTCCAACGATCGCGCCGGGGCTGGCCTGGCGCGCGAGCCCGGACCGAACAACATGAAACAGACAGAGACACAGCAGCAGGCAGCGTTCGATTACCACGAGTTTCCGACGCCCGGGAAAATCTCGGTCGTCGCCAGCAAGCCGCTCGTGACCCAGCGCGATCTGTCGCTGGCCTACACGCCCGGCGTCGCGAGCGTGTGCGAGTCGATCGCGGCCGATCCACTGCAGGCGCACCGCTTCACGAGCCGCGGCAACCTGGTGGGCGTGATCACGAACGGCACCGCCGTGCTCGGTCTGGGCAACATCGGCCCGCTCGCGTCCAAGCCGGTCATGGAAGGCAAGGCCGTCCTGTTCAAGAAGTTCGCCGGGATCGATGTCTTCGACATCGAGATCAACGAGACCGACCCGGACAAGCTGGTCGACATCATCGCCGGCCTCGAACCCACCTTCGGCGGCATCAATCTCGAGGACATCAAGGCGCCGGAATGCTTCACGGTCGAGCAGAAGCTGCGCGAACGCATGAAAATTCCCGTCTTCCACGACGATCAGCACGGCACCGCGATCACCGTGTCGGCCGCGTTCATCAACGGGCTGAAGGTCGTCGGGA
The sequence above is drawn from the Burkholderia stabilis genome and encodes:
- a CDS encoding LysR substrate-binding domain-containing protein, which encodes MSFDANEVVRRLGARLKMRHLVLLLQIQQHGSLTRVAEHMASSQPAVTNALSELESMFGTPLFERTSRGMRPTALGAVVLERAKAMIQDLDHLAREMETVAAGHAAHLHIGVIPFISGQMLSAALKRLQSRMERRLTVTIHEGTSDQLLLQLKDHSVDIVIGRASSAIDLGQVSFEVLYQQQPRMIASRRLAAKLARMPLDWHKLHALDWILGAPHTPMREQVTDLFLSAGIAPPVPVVESYSSKLIGEMIASSDEAVSIVPADIAEELVRIAGVAIVPYSLVWTLPPIALFTRAADSHSPARDLLVDALREVCRETYGEAQR